A region from the Dinoroseobacter shibae DFL 12 = DSM 16493 genome encodes:
- the dxs gene encoding 1-deoxy-D-xylulose-5-phosphate synthase, which translates to MSDRPHTPVLDRVKTPDDMKGLSDRELVALARDLRAETISAVSVTGGHLGAGLGVVELTVALHAVFDAPRDRIIWDVSHQCYPHKILTGRRDRIRTLRMKDGLSGFTKRSESPYDPFGAAHSSTSISAALGFAVARDLGGAPEHGIGDAIAVIGDGAISAGMAFEALNNAGHLKKRLIVILNDNEMSIAPPTGAMSSYLNRLYAGAPFQEFKAAAKGAVSLLPPPFQEGAKRAKDILKHMTIGGTLFEELGFSYVGPIDGHDMEQLLSVLRTVKARADGPILIHAITKKGKGYAPAEGAADKGHATAKFDVVSGAQKKAPSNAPTYTNVFAETLIDEAERDSRIVAVTAAMPSGTGLDKFAKRFAARTFDVAIAEQHGVTFCAGLAAGGMKPFCTMYSTFLQRGYDQVVHDVALQNLPVRFAIDRAGLVGADGATHAGAYDTAYLSNLPNMVVMAAADEAELRHMVATAVAHDSGPIAFRFPRGEGVGVELPERGVPLEIGKGRIIAEGSRVAILSFGTRLAEVREACEALTARGITPTVADARFAKPLDRDLILRLAAEHEALITIEEGAVGGFGSHVAQLLSEEGVFDTGLKFRSMVLPDTFIDQASPRDMYDIAGLNAPDIEAKVLSVLGVAQIDRRAQS; encoded by the coding sequence ATGAGCGACCGTCCCCATACCCCCGTGCTCGACCGGGTGAAGACCCCGGACGACATGAAGGGGCTGAGCGACCGGGAACTGGTCGCACTGGCGCGCGATCTGCGGGCCGAAACGATCAGCGCGGTGTCGGTTACCGGCGGGCATCTGGGGGCCGGGCTGGGGGTGGTGGAGCTGACCGTGGCGCTCCATGCGGTGTTCGACGCGCCCCGGGACCGGATCATCTGGGACGTCTCGCACCAGTGCTATCCTCACAAGATCCTGACCGGGCGGCGCGACCGCATTCGCACGCTGCGGATGAAGGACGGGCTGTCGGGGTTCACCAAGCGGTCCGAGAGCCCTTATGACCCTTTTGGGGCGGCGCATTCCTCGACCTCGATCTCCGCCGCGCTGGGCTTTGCCGTGGCGCGGGACCTGGGCGGCGCGCCGGAGCATGGGATCGGCGACGCGATCGCGGTGATCGGGGACGGGGCGATCAGTGCGGGCATGGCGTTCGAGGCGCTGAACAACGCGGGTCATCTGAAAAAGCGCCTGATCGTGATCCTGAACGACAACGAGATGTCCATCGCGCCGCCCACGGGGGCGATGTCGAGCTATCTCAACCGGCTCTATGCCGGCGCGCCGTTCCAGGAGTTCAAGGCCGCCGCCAAGGGGGCGGTCAGCCTGCTGCCGCCGCCGTTCCAGGAGGGGGCAAAGCGCGCCAAGGACATTCTCAAGCACATGACCATCGGCGGCACCTTGTTCGAGGAGCTGGGCTTTTCCTATGTCGGGCCGATCGACGGCCATGATATGGAGCAGCTTCTGAGCGTGTTGCGGACGGTGAAGGCCCGGGCCGACGGGCCGATCCTGATCCATGCGATCACCAAGAAGGGCAAGGGCTATGCGCCCGCCGAGGGGGCCGCGGACAAGGGCCATGCCACGGCGAAGTTCGACGTGGTCTCCGGCGCGCAGAAGAAGGCCCCGTCGAACGCGCCGACCTATACCAATGTCTTCGCCGAAACCCTGATCGACGAGGCGGAGCGGGATTCGCGGATCGTGGCGGTCACGGCGGCGATGCCTTCGGGCACCGGGCTCGACAAGTTCGCCAAGCGGTTCGCGGCGCGGACCTTCGATGTGGCCATTGCCGAGCAGCATGGCGTGACCTTCTGCGCCGGGCTGGCGGCGGGCGGGATGAAGCCCTTCTGCACGATGTACTCGACCTTTTTGCAGCGCGGCTATGACCAGGTGGTCCATGACGTGGCCTTGCAGAACCTGCCCGTGCGCTTCGCCATCGACCGGGCCGGGCTCGTGGGCGCGGACGGGGCGACCCATGCGGGGGCCTATGACACGGCGTACCTGTCGAACCTGCCCAACATGGTGGTGATGGCCGCGGCCGACGAGGCGGAGTTGCGGCACATGGTGGCCACCGCGGTCGCCCATGACAGCGGACCCATCGCCTTTCGTTTCCCGAGGGGCGAGGGCGTGGGCGTCGAGTTGCCGGAGCGCGGCGTGCCCCTGGAGATCGGCAAGGGCCGGATCATCGCGGAAGGCAGCCGGGTTGCGATCCTGTCCTTCGGCACGCGGCTGGCCGAGGTGCGGGAGGCCTGCGAGGCGCTCACCGCTCGGGGGATCACGCCCACCGTGGCCGATGCGCGCTTTGCCAAACCGCTGGACCGGGACCTGATCCTGCGGCTGGCGGCCGAGCACGAGGCGTTGATCACCATCGAGGAGGGCGCGGTGGGCGGCTTCGGTTCCCATGTGGCGCAGCTTCTGTCGGAAGAGGGGGTGTTCGATACGGGCCTCAAATTCCGGTCCATGGTGTTGCCCGATACCTTCATCGACCAGGCGAGCCCGCGCGACATGTACGATATCGCCGGTCTGAACGCGCCGGATATCGAGGCAAAGGTGCTCTCGGTGCTCGGCGTGGCCCAGATCGACCGCCGCGCGCAATCCTGA
- a CDS encoding polyprenyl synthetase family protein: MAACLDDLIGAQPESVIRDGMAYATRGGKRLRGVLVLETAWLHGVAPERAVYAAAAIECLHAYSLVHDDLPAMDDDDLRRGQPTVHVKWDEASAILVGDALQTLAFEALSDPRMTDDPAVALALVRSLAQASGAAGMVLGQALDIAAETAAAPLSLDEITRLQAGKTGALIRWSAEAGALLARADPAPLRRYAEAIGLAFQIADDILDVTGDAEKAGKRLQKDAEAGKATFVSLLGLEAARARAAALVAEAEAALQPYGAEAETLCELARFVIARDT, encoded by the coding sequence ATTGCCGCCTGTCTTGACGATCTGATCGGAGCTCAGCCCGAGAGCGTTATCCGCGACGGGATGGCCTATGCCACCCGGGGCGGCAAGCGGTTGCGCGGAGTGCTGGTGCTGGAGACGGCCTGGCTGCACGGTGTGGCGCCGGAGCGGGCGGTTTACGCCGCCGCCGCCATCGAGTGCCTGCATGCCTATTCCCTGGTCCATGACGACCTGCCTGCGATGGATGATGACGATCTGCGCCGGGGTCAGCCCACGGTGCACGTCAAATGGGACGAGGCGAGCGCGATCCTCGTGGGCGATGCCTTGCAGACCCTGGCCTTCGAGGCGCTGAGCGATCCGCGCATGACCGACGATCCGGCCGTGGCGCTGGCGCTGGTGCGGTCCCTCGCACAGGCCTCCGGGGCGGCGGGCATGGTGCTGGGCCAGGCGCTGGACATCGCGGCCGAGACTGCGGCGGCCCCCCTGAGCCTCGACGAGATCACCCGGTTGCAGGCGGGCAAGACCGGCGCGCTGATCCGCTGGTCGGCGGAGGCGGGCGCGCTGCTGGCCCGGGCGGACCCGGCCCCCCTGCGGCGGTATGCCGAGGCCATCGGCCTTGCCTTCCAGATCGCGGATGACATCTTGGACGTCACGGGCGATGCTGAAAAAGCGGGCAAACGGCTACAGAAGGATGCCGAGGCGGGCAAGGCGACCTTCGTGTCGCTCTTGGGGCTGGAGGCGGCGCGGGCGCGGGCGGCGGCGCTGGTGGCAGAGGCCGAGGCGGCGTTGCAGCCCTATGGCGCGGAGGCAGAGACCTTGTGCGAGCTGGCGCGTTTCGTTATCGCACGCGACACCTGA
- a CDS encoding exodeoxyribonuclease VII small subunit, producing the protein MSDTPVEEMSFEAAMAELEKVVGELERGSVPLEDSIKLYERGAALKARCETKLKEAEEKVAQITLDADGQPTGVKPADGL; encoded by the coding sequence ATGAGCGATACCCCGGTGGAAGAGATGAGTTTCGAGGCGGCGATGGCCGAGCTGGAAAAGGTCGTCGGCGAATTGGAACGGGGCAGCGTGCCGCTGGAGGATTCGATCAAGCTCTATGAGCGCGGCGCGGCGCTGAAGGCGCGCTGCGAGACCAAGCTGAAGGAAGCCGAGGAGAAGGTGGCGCAGATCACGCTCGATGCGGATGGTCAGCCCACGGGCGTGAAGCCCGCCGACGGGCTCTGA